A stretch of the Acidobacteriota bacterium genome encodes the following:
- a CDS encoding lytic transglycosylase domain-containing protein, with amino-acid sequence MSFGRFAARGAFAVSLCATAALADVHLVRQADGSALIFNDAIGSGWRVNGAAPSDSYLVDRRATPTPFDPIIEAEARAEGVDATLVKSVMLVESNFNPRAVSKKGARGLMQLMPAAAQRFGVSDRFDAEQCIRGGVRYLSALLALFKGDVVLAVAGYNAGENAVAKHAGVPPYAETREFVRRVLVAHRGTSVPAVGGAFRGVPTGSVRMATRATTVKVSRVDGTAVFSNTGDVASARPAPVLGRVQ; translated from the coding sequence ATGTCCTTCGGCCGCTTTGCCGCCCGGGGAGCGTTCGCGGTGTCGCTGTGCGCGACCGCCGCTCTAGCCGACGTGCACCTCGTCCGCCAGGCGGACGGCTCGGCCCTCATCTTCAACGACGCGATCGGGAGCGGCTGGCGCGTGAACGGCGCCGCCCCTTCCGACTCCTATCTCGTGGACCGCAGGGCGACGCCCACCCCGTTCGACCCGATCATCGAGGCCGAGGCGCGCGCCGAAGGCGTCGACGCGACGCTCGTGAAGAGCGTCATGCTGGTCGAATCCAATTTCAACCCGAGGGCCGTGTCCAAGAAGGGCGCCCGTGGGCTGATGCAGCTGATGCCCGCGGCCGCGCAGCGCTTCGGCGTGTCGGACCGCTTCGACGCCGAGCAGTGCATCCGCGGCGGCGTGCGGTACCTCTCGGCGCTCCTCGCCCTCTTCAAAGGCGACGTCGTGCTGGCCGTCGCGGGCTACAACGCGGGCGAGAACGCCGTTGCGAAGCACGCCGGCGTGCCGCCCTATGCGGAAACACGCGAGTTCGTGAGGCGCGTCCTCGTCGCCCACCGCGGAACGTCGGTGCCCGCGGTCGGCGGCGCCTTCCGGGGCGTCCCGACGGGCTCCGTCCGGATGGCGACACGGGCGACGACCGTGAAGGTCTCGCGCGTGGACGGGACCGCGGTGTTCTCGAATACGGGCGACGTCGCTTCGGCGCGCCCCGCTCCCGTCCTCGGACGGGTGCAGTAA
- the alaS gene encoding alanine--tRNA ligase — MTTSEGWTSRRVRETFLSYFEGKGHARVASSSLVPAEDPTLLFTNAGMNQFKDLFLGREKRAYVRATSSQKCVRAGGKHNDLDNVGYTARHHTFFEMLGNFSFGDYFKKDAIDFAWELVTSKSFYGLDAGRLWATVYTDDDEAAELWGKYLPKERIARFGEKDNFWSMGDTGPCGPCTELHYDQGPSVPGDATPNGNGDRVMEIWNLVFMQFERDASGKQTPLPKPSVDTGAGLERITAILQGRNNNYDTDLFAGIIGKIEEISGKKYVGGMAVEDAPFRVVADHARAASMLVSDGVLPSNEGRGYVLRKVIRRALRYGRRLGIEGPFLADLTTPVFQSFEGIHLHDPNGSQRKTTADTIRVEEEGFRRTMSVGADRVGEAISAARREGQTTLPGAAAFRLYDTHGVPLELIEEISSDEGVQVDRAGFESELAAARERSKGASKFEGESGLPADDQLDPSWTTEFRGYPEQDFVRLEGAKVLGLLSEKTGEKIDFLRKGERGWCVVDRTVFYPEGGGQVADQGEFLWKDSTGEPGAAAVLDTRRAPNGRSTLHLLRISSGSLSPGQTVTLAVDEWTRRRTQANHTGTHLLHAALRQVLGESVRQMGSLVAPDRLRFDYAASRPTTAAEIREIERLVNEEVLRDREVGKAVMSMDEAKKKGAMMFFGEKYGERVRVVDVPGFSTELCGGCHVSRTGEIGAFKILADKGLAAGVRRIEAVTALNAVERLQKDEEILGQLTHAANVPLDELPAKFKEIQDLLRRKEKEVAGLKRDLALASDSSPSKRSSSSSSESSGSDADGIEEIGGVKVLARRVPSLPTNELRNLADTFRGKLKSGVVLLGTEFEGKVTLLAAVTADVVSRVSAHDLAQTMAPLVGGKGGGKPDLAQAGGKDAAAIEPALAAGVARVRERLTGQAS; from the coding sequence ATGACGACCTCTGAAGGCTGGACCTCCCGCAGGGTCCGCGAAACGTTCCTCTCCTATTTCGAGGGCAAGGGGCACGCGCGCGTGGCGTCCTCGTCCCTCGTCCCCGCCGAGGACCCGACGCTCCTCTTCACGAACGCCGGGATGAATCAGTTCAAGGACCTCTTCCTCGGGCGGGAGAAGCGTGCGTACGTGCGCGCGACGTCCTCGCAGAAGTGCGTTCGGGCGGGCGGAAAGCACAACGACCTCGACAACGTCGGGTACACGGCGCGCCACCACACGTTCTTCGAGATGCTCGGAAACTTCTCGTTCGGCGACTACTTCAAGAAGGACGCGATCGACTTCGCCTGGGAGCTCGTCACCTCGAAGTCGTTCTACGGCCTCGACGCCGGGCGTCTCTGGGCCACGGTTTACACCGACGACGACGAGGCGGCCGAGCTGTGGGGCAAGTATCTTCCGAAGGAGCGCATCGCCCGCTTCGGCGAGAAGGACAACTTCTGGTCCATGGGCGACACGGGACCCTGCGGGCCGTGCACGGAGCTCCACTACGACCAGGGGCCGTCGGTGCCCGGCGACGCGACGCCGAACGGGAACGGCGACCGCGTCATGGAGATCTGGAACCTCGTCTTCATGCAGTTCGAGCGCGACGCATCGGGCAAGCAGACCCCGCTCCCGAAGCCGAGCGTCGACACGGGCGCGGGCCTCGAGCGCATCACGGCGATCCTTCAGGGCAGGAACAACAACTACGACACGGACCTCTTCGCCGGGATCATCGGGAAGATCGAGGAGATCTCCGGGAAGAAGTACGTGGGCGGCATGGCCGTCGAGGACGCGCCGTTCCGCGTCGTGGCCGATCACGCCCGCGCAGCCTCGATGCTCGTCTCGGACGGCGTCCTGCCGTCCAACGAGGGGCGCGGATATGTTCTTAGAAAGGTGATTCGGCGGGCGCTGCGCTACGGGCGGCGCCTCGGCATCGAGGGGCCGTTTCTCGCCGACCTCACGACGCCCGTCTTCCAGTCGTTCGAAGGAATTCATCTTCACGACCCGAACGGCAGTCAGCGGAAAACGACGGCGGACACCATCCGGGTCGAAGAAGAAGGCTTCCGGCGAACCATGTCCGTGGGCGCCGACCGCGTCGGCGAGGCGATCTCCGCCGCGCGGCGGGAAGGGCAGACGACGCTGCCGGGTGCGGCGGCTTTCCGCCTCTACGACACGCACGGCGTTCCTCTCGAGCTCATCGAAGAGATTTCTTCTGATGAGGGTGTCCAGGTGGACCGCGCGGGCTTCGAGAGCGAGCTTGCCGCCGCCCGCGAGCGCAGCAAAGGAGCTTCGAAGTTTGAAGGCGAGAGCGGACTTCCCGCCGACGACCAGCTCGATCCCTCGTGGACGACCGAATTCCGCGGGTATCCCGAGCAGGATTTCGTGCGGCTCGAGGGCGCGAAAGTACTCGGGCTGCTTTCGGAGAAGACCGGGGAGAAGATCGATTTTCTTAGAAAGGGGGAGAGGGGCTGGTGCGTTGTGGACCGCACCGTCTTCTATCCCGAGGGCGGCGGCCAGGTGGCGGACCAGGGCGAATTCCTCTGGAAGGATTCGACGGGCGAACCGGGCGCTGCCGCCGTCCTCGACACGCGGCGCGCTCCCAACGGCCGCAGCACTCTTCACCTCCTAAGAATTTCTTCCGGTTCTCTTTCTCCCGGTCAAACGGTGACTCTCGCCGTCGACGAATGGACCCGCCGCAGGACGCAGGCGAACCACACCGGGACGCACCTGCTGCACGCCGCGCTGCGGCAGGTGCTCGGGGAGAGCGTTCGGCAGATGGGCTCGCTCGTCGCGCCCGACCGCCTGCGTTTCGACTATGCCGCCTCGCGCCCGACGACCGCCGCGGAGATCCGCGAGATCGAGCGCCTCGTGAACGAGGAGGTCCTGCGCGACCGCGAGGTGGGGAAGGCCGTCATGTCCATGGACGAGGCGAAGAAGAAGGGCGCCATGATGTTTTTCGGCGAGAAGTACGGCGAGCGCGTTCGCGTCGTGGACGTGCCCGGCTTCTCGACCGAGCTCTGCGGCGGCTGCCACGTGAGCCGCACGGGGGAGATCGGCGCCTTCAAGATCCTCGCGGACAAGGGTCTCGCGGCCGGCGTCCGCCGCATCGAGGCGGTGACGGCGCTGAACGCGGTCGAGCGTCTGCAGAAAGACGAAGAGATCCTGGGACAGCTCACGCATGCGGCCAACGTGCCTCTCGACGAGCTCCCTGCGAAATTCAAGGAGATTCAGGATCTTCTTAGAAGGAAAGAGAAGGAGGTCGCGGGCCTCAAGCGCGATCTGGCTCTCGCATCCGACTCTTCACCTTCAAAGAGATCTTCCTCTTCTTCTTCCGAATCCTCTGGTTCCGATGCCGACGGCATCGAGGAGATCGGCGGGGTGAAGGTCCTCGCACGGAGAGTTCCGTCCCTCCCCACGAACGAGCTGCGAAATCTCGCCGACACGTTCCGCGGGAAGCTGAAGTCCGGCGTCGTCCTTCTCGGGACCGAGTTCGAAGGCAAGGTCACGCTTCTCGCGGCGGTCACGGCGGACGTCGTCTCCCGCGTGTCCGCCCACGATCTCGCGCAGACGATGGCGCCCCTCGTCGGCGGGAAGGGCGGGGGCAAGCCCGACCTCGCCCAGGCCGGCGGAAAGGACGCCGCCGCCATCGAGCCGGCCCTCGCGGCGGGGGTGGCCCGGGTCCGGGAAAGGCTCACCGGACAGGCGTCTTGA